A single region of the Thermodesulfatator indicus DSM 15286 genome encodes:
- a CDS encoding Tll0287-like domain-containing protein — protein sequence MTNKFSILTKYIAFWIILGLGLIGCTIVTIYQLYTWFLYEKAKTVAEQVIMFRQWTASYGGIWTKDKYDNHFGYLLKASNEKTSLLSTNENLIGEEVNTIFYLHNPALATRELSSLSEKKAKEFRWIFKVVSDRPISPQGIPDQFEREAIKTLRKEKKEELGKFIKDGFFNFSSYKYRYVKVIRVKKGCLKCHGTPEELDPRFKQAILDKYGPAAKRGMNYKEGDIRGVISVTIFPDFRGTAAQFLKPVPENFFLLLILVTIIFMTFGSFVAVYWMITRIKQLRDAARNISIGKLEVDLGVKGLDENKVKDELTQVAIALERLRISTKILIERFKNRKK from the coding sequence ATGACAAACAAATTTTCAATATTGACAAAATATATAGCTTTTTGGATTATCCTGGGATTGGGCCTTATAGGATGTACAATCGTAACTATTTACCAATTATATACTTGGTTTTTATACGAAAAGGCTAAAACTGTAGCTGAACAAGTCATTATGTTTAGACAATGGACAGCTTCTTACGGAGGTATATGGACTAAAGATAAATATGACAATCACTTTGGCTATTTATTGAAGGCTAGTAACGAAAAAACGAGTTTGCTTAGTACTAACGAAAATTTAATTGGTGAAGAAGTCAACACGATCTTTTATTTACATAACCCCGCCTTAGCTACCAGAGAGCTCTCAAGTCTATCAGAGAAAAAAGCAAAAGAATTTAGATGGATATTTAAAGTAGTTTCTGATAGACCTATTAGTCCACAAGGAATACCTGATCAATTTGAAAGGGAAGCTATCAAAACATTAAGGAAAGAGAAAAAAGAAGAGCTTGGTAAATTTATAAAAGATGGATTTTTTAACTTCAGTAGCTATAAGTATCGCTATGTAAAAGTCATAAGAGTTAAAAAAGGGTGCCTTAAATGCCACGGAACTCCTGAAGAGTTAGATCCTCGTTTTAAACAGGCTATTTTAGACAAATATGGACCCGCTGCTAAAAGAGGCATGAATTACAAAGAAGGAGATATAAGAGGAGTTATTAGTGTTACTATCTTTCCTGATTTCAGAGGAACGGCTGCACAATTCTTAAAACCAGTACCTGAAAACTTTTTTCTTCTGCTTATTTTGGTGACAATTATTTTCATGACTTTTGGTAGCTTTGTAGCGGTTTACTGGATGATAACACGCATTAAACAACTGAGAGATGCCGCCCGAAACATCAGTATTGGAAAACTGGAAGTTGACTTAGGTGTTAAAGGCTTAGACGAAAACAAAGTAAAAGATGAATTAACCCAGGTGGCTATTGCTCTAGAAAGGTTAAGAATAAGTACCAAGATTCTTATTGAAAGATTTAAAAATCGGAAAAAATAA
- the murC gene encoding UDP-N-acetylmuramate--L-alanine ligase, with product MREYKRVHFIGIGGIGMSGLARLLLRLGFDVSGSDLNASETTRMLAEEGAIVYYGHHPKQVEGAELVVYSSAVSEDNPEIKRARELGLKVVPRAQMLVEIMALHRHNLVVTGAHGKTTTTSMLASVLTKGGLSPTVVVGGKVNGFDGNAWLGEEREYLLAEADESDGSFLRMTPEHAIITNIDKEHLDFYRDFGEILEAFVRFVDQVKGKVIVCLDDPGVKKLLKRKPSAKYLTYGFEEQAFYRARVIKEGARSVFAVFENDKILGEVVVPFPGKHNILNALATVALARTLEISFKDIRKGLSDFKGVRRRFDLKGKAGDILVFDDYAHHPREIETTIAAFKKSFPKRRLVILFQPHRYTRTKALFDDFIKCFDEADVLLVTEIYPASEKPIAGITGEKLAEALARRRKGPTYFVSGEGLALARALDVLKPGDVFVTMGAGNVYRLGEKLLEELGLREREVA from the coding sequence ATGCGTGAATATAAACGGGTTCATTTTATAGGAATTGGCGGAATAGGCATGAGTGGGCTAGCTCGCCTGCTCCTGCGTCTTGGTTTTGATGTTTCGGGGTCTGACTTAAATGCCTCTGAAACTACGAGGATGCTTGCTGAAGAGGGGGCCATTGTTTACTACGGCCATCATCCCAAGCAGGTGGAAGGGGCCGAGCTTGTAGTTTATTCGTCAGCGGTGTCTGAGGATAACCCCGAGATCAAACGGGCGCGCGAGCTGGGTTTGAAGGTGGTGCCAAGGGCGCAAATGCTTGTGGAAATCATGGCCCTTCATCGGCACAATCTGGTGGTTACCGGCGCCCATGGAAAAACCACCACTACTTCCATGCTGGCTTCGGTGTTAACCAAAGGCGGTCTAAGCCCCACGGTGGTGGTGGGAGGCAAAGTAAACGGCTTTGACGGCAACGCCTGGCTGGGAGAAGAAAGGGAATATCTTTTGGCGGAAGCCGATGAAAGTGACGGCTCTTTTCTTAGAATGACTCCTGAGCACGCCATTATCACCAACATTGATAAAGAACACCTAGACTTTTACCGGGATTTTGGCGAAATCCTTGAGGCCTTTGTCAGATTTGTAGATCAAGTCAAAGGCAAAGTGATAGTCTGCCTTGACGATCCGGGCGTTAAAAAGCTTTTAAAAAGAAAGCCTTCTGCCAAATACCTCACGTACGGTTTCGAGGAGCAGGCCTTTTACAGGGCGCGGGTTATAAAAGAAGGGGCTCGTTCGGTTTTTGCCGTGTTTGAAAACGACAAGATCCTGGGCGAGGTGGTGGTGCCCTTTCCTGGCAAACACAACATTTTAAATGCTCTGGCCACCGTGGCTTTGGCCCGAACTCTTGAGATCTCTTTTAAAGATATAAGAAAGGGCCTTTCGGATTTCAAAGGGGTTAGAAGGCGTTTTGACTTAAAAGGCAAAGCTGGCGATATCCTCGTGTTTGACGATTACGCCCATCACCCCAGAGAGATTGAGACCACCATAGCGGCTTTTAAGAAGTCTTTTCCCAAAAGGCGCTTGGTAATTCTTTTTCAGCCGCACCGCTATACGCGCACCAAGGCCCTTTTTGATGATTTTATTAAGTGTTTTGACGAGGCAGATGTGCTTTTGGTAACGGAGATTTATCCGGCTTCAGAAAAGCCCATTGCCGGGATTACGGGAGAAAAATTAGCCGAAGCCCTTGCCCGAAGACGGAAAGGACCTACCTACTTTGTTTCAGGAGAGGGATTGGCGCTGGCGAGAGCCCTGGATGTCTTAAAGCCCGGAGATGTTTTTGTGACCATGGGTGCGGGAAACGTTTATCGCCTGGGTGAGAAGCTTTTAGAAGAACTAGGATTGCGAGAGCGCGAGGTGGCATGA
- a CDS encoding IS110 family transposase, producing MKNLSFLGVDVAKDTLVIFDGQKVYEFQNERGLKKFKRKFFKKKEDRKKRVVIYEPTGPYSAFLEEFCATNMIKVVSLNPRKVPRLREVLGHRAKTDNLDAKLLYEYHKIVSEEEIKEIEYNENLEKLSLLLSEYQLYQNIENKLSNFLDYLDRVPVDSKESKKHIQKNLEETRQRLQKIKKEMEELVNKDDDINKGVKEIEKVKGIGKMIATYCYIFFRKRRIRNRREVVALAGLDPEVKESGKRKLVTRISKKGDNRLRSLLFMGALSAIRCKEGGLKEYYESLIKRGKPKKVAIIACARKLLIFAFYNYKKWQMEAQSA from the coding sequence ATGAAAAATTTATCTTTTCTTGGGGTGGATGTGGCCAAGGATACATTGGTTATTTTTGATGGCCAGAAGGTTTACGAGTTTCAAAATGAAAGGGGTTTAAAGAAATTTAAGAGGAAGTTTTTTAAGAAGAAAGAAGACAGGAAGAAAAGGGTGGTGATATACGAGCCCACAGGGCCATATTCGGCATTTCTGGAGGAGTTCTGTGCTACGAATATGATAAAAGTAGTATCCCTTAACCCCAGAAAAGTCCCCCGTTTAAGAGAAGTATTAGGTCATAGAGCAAAAACAGATAATCTTGATGCGAAACTGTTATACGAATATCACAAGATAGTTAGCGAAGAAGAGATCAAAGAAATAGAATATAACGAAAATTTAGAGAAATTATCTTTATTGTTAAGTGAGTATCAATTATATCAAAACATAGAAAACAAGTTATCTAATTTTCTAGACTATTTAGATAGAGTACCAGTAGATAGTAAAGAAAGCAAAAAACACATACAGAAAAACTTAGAAGAAACAAGGCAGAGGCTTCAGAAGATAAAGAAAGAGATGGAGGAATTAGTAAATAAAGATGACGACATAAACAAAGGGGTTAAAGAAATAGAGAAAGTTAAAGGTATAGGGAAGATGATAGCGACATATTGTTACATCTTTTTTCGGAAGAGGCGGATAAGAAACCGGCGGGAGGTAGTAGCTCTAGCAGGATTGGACCCGGAAGTAAAGGAATCTGGTAAGAGGAAGCTGGTAACCAGGATAAGCAAGAAAGGGGATAATAGGTTAAGGAGTTTGCTTTTTATGGGGGCGCTTAGTGCCATAAGATGTAAAGAAGGGGGACTAAAAGAGTATTACGAAAGTTTGATAAAGAGAGGAAAACCGAAGAAAGTGGCCATAATAGCCTGTGCCAGAAAATTATTGATATTTGCTTTCTATAATTACAAAAAATGGCAAATGGAAGCTCAAAGTGCTTGA
- a CDS encoding YkgJ family cysteine cluster protein, whose translation MGEAITELKGTDRIIVPIKLEPHTKFKFTCGPGVPCFKLCCSELYLPLTPYDILRLRNRLKLTTDQFLVAYTEPFILPKSKLPVARLKMRNDEHKTCPFVSEKGCQVYEDRPLACRYYPLGLGIFRNRDEGRNEDFYYLVKEGFCQGLDSGPEITVEEYRQSQGIPEFEEPVLEWAEIIMKKESLGPIDVPQKSLELFFMVSTNPERFRSFVFESRFLEIYEVDKETIEKIKEDDLALLQFGFKWLKSVLYGENLIPIKKDLPKKKKMKPF comes from the coding sequence ATGGGTGAAGCTATAACAGAACTTAAAGGCACTGACAGGATCATCGTTCCTATAAAACTTGAGCCACACACCAAATTTAAGTTTACCTGTGGTCCTGGTGTTCCCTGTTTCAAACTCTGTTGCTCTGAACTTTATCTACCCCTTACCCCTTATGACATACTTCGTCTGCGTAATCGGCTAAAACTCACCACTGACCAGTTTCTCGTGGCTTACACTGAGCCCTTCATTCTGCCGAAGTCCAAACTTCCGGTAGCTCGCTTAAAAATGCGGAATGACGAACATAAAACCTGTCCCTTTGTCTCGGAAAAGGGCTGCCAGGTTTATGAAGACCGGCCGCTTGCCTGTCGCTATTATCCACTAGGCCTGGGTATCTTTCGCAACCGGGACGAAGGCCGCAACGAGGACTTTTACTACCTGGTCAAAGAAGGTTTTTGCCAGGGGCTTGACTCCGGCCCAGAAATCACCGTTGAAGAATACCGCCAATCTCAAGGTATCCCCGAGTTTGAAGAGCCTGTCCTTGAATGGGCCGAAATCATCATGAAGAAAGAATCCCTTGGTCCTATAGACGTTCCCCAAAAGAGCCTGGAACTCTTCTTTATGGTTAGCACCAACCCAGAAAGATTTAGGAGTTTCGTCTTTGAAAGCCGCTTCCTGGAAATATATGAGGTTGACAAGGAAACCATCGAAAAAATCAAAGAAGACGATCTGGCTCTCTTACAATTCGGGTTCAAATGGCTAAAAAGTGTTCTTTACGGTGAAAATTTAATCCCCATCAAGAAGGACTTACCTAAAAAGAAAAAGATGAAACCTTTTTAG
- the murB gene encoding UDP-N-acetylmuramate dehydrogenase: MKITNLFAKEGLLVKEKVPLFRLTTFRVGGPADYLFYPRNFLELSRGFEIFEAENIPTYFLGGGSNLLVRDGGFRGAFISLEKLDFVEFEDELVRTGAGVPLARFLTLCAERGLSGLEFMAGVPATVGGAVKMNAGAFGQEIGSLVEEVTIYQEGRFFSLSRGQLTFSYRFSSIPDEAVIVAVNLRLKKDSQEAINKRIADYLFRRKKTQPLNEPSAGCIFKNPPGFSAGALIDQAGLKGLRAGGAEISRKHANFIVNRDGARAQDILRLINFAKERVFQLFGMELEEELRVVGEG; encoded by the coding sequence ATGAAGATTACTAATCTGTTTGCTAAAGAAGGTCTTTTAGTAAAAGAAAAAGTGCCCCTTTTTCGCCTCACCACTTTTAGAGTGGGCGGGCCGGCAGACTATCTGTTTTATCCGCGCAATTTTTTGGAACTTTCCCGCGGTTTTGAAATATTTGAAGCGGAAAATATACCTACTTATTTTTTAGGCGGAGGAAGCAATCTTTTGGTGAGAGACGGTGGTTTTAGGGGAGCTTTTATCTCTCTTGAAAAACTTGATTTCGTAGAATTTGAAGACGAATTAGTTCGGACTGGGGCTGGAGTGCCGCTGGCTAGGTTCCTTACACTTTGTGCCGAACGCGGTTTGTCAGGCCTTGAATTTATGGCAGGAGTTCCGGCTACCGTTGGTGGAGCCGTCAAAATGAATGCCGGGGCCTTTGGCCAGGAGATAGGCTCCCTGGTGGAAGAAGTTACGATTTATCAAGAAGGGCGTTTTTTTTCTCTTTCGCGGGGGCAGCTCACTTTTTCGTATCGTTTTTCAAGTATTCCTGATGAGGCGGTGATTGTAGCCGTTAATTTGCGTCTTAAAAAAGACTCTCAAGAGGCCATAAACAAGCGCATAGCTGATTATCTCTTCAGACGGAAAAAGACTCAGCCCCTTAACGAGCCGTCTGCGGGCTGTATTTTTAAAAACCCCCCTGGTTTTTCCGCAGGGGCCTTGATCGACCAGGCAGGTCTCAAAGGTTTGCGGGCCGGTGGAGCAGAAATTTCCCGCAAACACGCCAATTTTATCGTCAATCGGGATGGGGCAAGAGCCCAGGATATTTTGCGTCTTATTAATTTTGCCAAAGAAAGGGTTTTTCAGCTTTTTGGGATGGAACTTGAGGAGGAGCTTCGTGTGGTGGGTGAAGGGTAA
- a CDS encoding DUF3135 domain-containing protein, with product MVNQEHFDDWFERMARLAKEDPEAFEKERLALIEETISQAPPENQEKLRKFQWRIDMERKRAKTPLGACIKLYDMLLDMVYGEGGFLESLQTLKNILTDVKEGRTPTLPSEPEARAKIIPFPADKAKKH from the coding sequence ATGGTCAATCAAGAACACTTTGACGACTGGTTTGAAAGAATGGCCAGACTTGCCAAAGAAGACCCTGAGGCCTTTGAAAAAGAACGCCTGGCTCTTATAGAAGAAACCATTTCTCAGGCTCCCCCTGAAAATCAAGAAAAACTTCGTAAATTTCAGTGGCGTATTGACATGGAAAGGAAAAGGGCCAAGACCCCTCTTGGTGCCTGTATAAAGCTTTATGACATGTTACTTGACATGGTTTACGGCGAAGGCGGCTTTCTGGAATCCTTGCAAACTTTAAAAAATATTCTCACTGACGTTAAAGAAGGCCGCACTCCTACCCTTCCATCAGAGCCAGAAGCCCGAGCAAAAATAATCCCCTTCCCTGCTGACAAGGCCAAGAAACACTAG
- a CDS encoding multiheme c-type cytochrome, translating into MKKGKCFLSIWVVLAFLFSVSYSMAAQDEEKIKKACISCHEKISPGQVMDWRASKHAAEDISCADCHGTAHTSVKDAAKAKLPDEHVCAECHQEQFDQFVRGKHNLGWKALNALPVTHLEPDELMEGGKGCGGCHNMGIKSEEEKQKLHAQGYRYQNNSCDECHTRHAFSKKEALDPHACQQCHMGYDHPQWEMWSSSKHGTRYFAKLAGNLPEGAAAPKCQDCHMPNGDHENRTAWGFLGVRLPLPEDKDWAAAQVTILKALGVLDPMTGKPTARLQVVKDLQLARLTKEDFDRERNKMKQVCYRCHSKDYVDFQFKQADQYYKQIDMLLAEAINIVADLYKDGILKKRGNQAYPYPDFLYFMRTDYGAGYDKLEYIEQVLFEMYMKHRMRAYQSFFHINPDYAYWYGWAMMVKDLGEIKELAKQMRATHGK; encoded by the coding sequence ATGAAGAAGGGGAAATGTTTTTTAAGTATCTGGGTAGTTTTAGCTTTTTTATTTTCAGTTAGTTATAGTATGGCTGCTCAAGATGAAGAAAAGATTAAGAAAGCTTGTATTTCGTGTCACGAAAAGATTAGTCCAGGTCAGGTGATGGATTGGCGTGCCAGTAAACATGCGGCGGAAGATATTTCCTGTGCCGATTGTCATGGAACAGCGCATACTTCAGTAAAAGATGCTGCTAAGGCTAAGCTTCCAGATGAGCACGTGTGTGCTGAATGTCACCAGGAACAGTTTGATCAATTTGTCCGTGGCAAACACAATCTCGGCTGGAAGGCTTTAAACGCCCTTCCCGTTACCCATCTTGAGCCTGACGAATTAATGGAAGGTGGTAAGGGTTGTGGTGGTTGTCATAACATGGGGATAAAGAGTGAAGAAGAAAAGCAAAAACTTCATGCTCAAGGTTATCGCTACCAAAACAACTCCTGTGATGAATGTCACACAAGGCACGCTTTTTCCAAAAAAGAGGCTCTAGATCCCCATGCCTGTCAGCAATGCCACATGGGCTACGACCATCCCCAGTGGGAAATGTGGTCAAGCTCAAAGCACGGCACCCGCTATTTTGCCAAGCTAGCTGGAAACTTACCTGAAGGAGCAGCGGCGCCTAAGTGTCAGGACTGCCACATGCCTAATGGCGACCACGAAAACCGTACAGCCTGGGGATTCCTGGGAGTAAGATTACCTTTACCTGAGGATAAAGATTGGGCCGCAGCGCAGGTTACTATTTTGAAGGCTTTGGGCGTGCTTGACCCTATGACCGGTAAGCCTACCGCTCGCTTGCAGGTAGTTAAAGACCTCCAATTAGCCCGTCTTACCAAAGAAGACTTTGACCGTGAGCGTAACAAAATGAAACAGGTCTGCTATCGTTGCCATTCCAAGGATTACGTTGATTTTCAGTTCAAACAGGCTGACCAGTATTACAAGCAGATTGATATGCTCTTAGCTGAAGCCATAAACATTGTGGCTGACCTCTACAAAGACGGTATCCTCAAAAAGCGTGGTAATCAGGCCTATCCTTATCCGGACTTCTTGTATTTTATGAGAACTGATTATGGAGCTGGTTACGACAAGCTTGAGTATATTGAACAGGTTCTTTTTGAAATGTATATGAAGCACCGCATGAGGGCCTATCAGTCCTTCTTCCACATTAATCCTGACTATGCTTACTGGTACGGCTGGGCCATGATGGTAAAAGACCTCGGAGAAATCAAAGAGCTAGCCAAACAGATGCGGGCTACTCACGGTAAATAG
- the ftsZ gene encoding cell division protein FtsZ codes for MSFEILESEYQAKIKVIGVGGAGGNAVNNMISKGLRGVEFIVANTDYRVLDLSPAPVKIQLGKELTKGLGAGGNPEVGKEAAIEAENEIREALSGADMVFITAGLGGGTGTGAAPIVARISKELGALTIAVVTKPFSFEGKPRAKIAQKGFEELKREVDTIITIPNDRLRALASPKAKLLDMFRQADDVLYYAVRGISDLILFPGYVNLDFADVRAVMSEMGMALMGTGVASGENRAEEAAQKAISSPLLDDVSISGAKGVLLNITASAESLTMEETEFISELVSKEAHEEAKIFWGVVFDEQAGDEMRVTVVATGIGAEEEAAEPLAEVVNLDVDGMRREVTPEKPEPKLAKLSERRRKKRILEKLPSEEELEVPAFLRRKAD; via the coding sequence ATGAGCTTTGAAATTTTAGAAAGCGAATATCAGGCCAAGATTAAAGTAATTGGTGTGGGTGGTGCCGGCGGAAACGCCGTTAACAATATGATAAGCAAAGGGCTTAGGGGAGTAGAATTTATCGTGGCTAACACCGATTACCGCGTGCTTGATCTCTCCCCGGCACCGGTAAAAATCCAGCTTGGCAAAGAGCTTACCAAAGGCTTAGGAGCCGGTGGTAATCCGGAAGTTGGTAAAGAGGCGGCTATTGAGGCTGAAAACGAGATAAGAGAGGCCCTCTCCGGAGCGGATATGGTTTTTATAACCGCAGGGCTTGGGGGTGGCACAGGCACCGGGGCGGCTCCTATTGTGGCCCGCATCAGCAAAGAATTAGGGGCCTTAACTATCGCCGTAGTGACCAAGCCTTTTTCCTTTGAAGGAAAGCCAAGGGCCAAGATCGCCCAAAAAGGTTTTGAAGAACTAAAACGCGAGGTTGATACCATCATTACCATTCCTAATGATCGCCTGCGAGCGCTAGCCTCTCCCAAGGCCAAGTTATTGGACATGTTTCGCCAGGCCGACGACGTGCTTTATTACGCGGTAAGAGGTATCTCTGATTTGATACTGTTTCCGGGCTACGTAAACCTTGATTTTGCTGACGTGCGGGCAGTGATGAGTGAAATGGGTATGGCTCTTATGGGCACTGGAGTGGCCAGTGGAGAAAACCGGGCCGAAGAGGCGGCGCAAAAGGCCATTTCAAGCCCGCTTCTTGATGATGTGTCTATCTCAGGAGCCAAAGGTGTTCTTTTAAACATTACGGCTTCTGCTGAAAGCCTGACCATGGAGGAAACTGAGTTTATCTCTGAGCTCGTCTCCAAAGAGGCCCACGAAGAGGCCAAGATCTTCTGGGGTGTGGTTTTTGACGAGCAGGCTGGCGACGAGATGCGGGTAACAGTAGTGGCCACTGGTATCGGAGCCGAAGAAGAAGCGGCTGAGCCTTTAGCTGAAGTGGTTAACCTTGATGTAGATGGTATGAGAAGAGAAGTTACGCCTGAAAAACCTGAACCCAAGCTTGCCAAGCTTTCTGAAAGAAGACGCAAAAAGCGTATTTTGGAAAAGCTCCCTTCAGAGGAAGAGCTCGAAGTTCCGGCCTTTTTACGGCGCAAGGCGGACTAG
- a CDS encoding cell division protein FtsQ/DivIB yields the protein MWWVKGKRFLIVLMGLTVLAALVAGGVYIKKSPYFALSGVEITIEGKRFLNKREVFEKADLLLGTNIFALNLQDIKKRLELHPWVAEAFVSRKLPDKIFIKVREEKPLAMLSINGEIWLVNEKGHIFARAPKNLLKELPALEGVSEKEIKNRRLDAQKVEVLKLLAKLKKSETLVPPYANISQIKFLPDGFLLLTRDALLIKFAGNKLDDYEKAYKKLDRIFVYLYDTKQYQRVKTVRLDYPENSAALIFKKGRRS from the coding sequence GTGTGGTGGGTGAAGGGTAAACGGTTTCTTATAGTTCTAATGGGGCTTACGGTTTTGGCTGCTCTGGTAGCAGGAGGGGTTTATATCAAAAAAAGCCCTTACTTTGCCCTTTCAGGCGTAGAAATAACCATAGAAGGTAAGCGTTTTCTCAATAAGCGAGAAGTTTTTGAAAAGGCGGACCTTCTCCTTGGGACCAATATTTTTGCCCTTAATCTTCAAGATATAAAAAAGCGCCTTGAACTTCACCCTTGGGTGGCGGAGGCCTTTGTTTCCCGAAAATTGCCTGACAAAATCTTTATAAAAGTAAGAGAAGAAAAACCACTGGCTATGCTTTCCATAAACGGAGAGATCTGGCTGGTGAATGAAAAAGGCCATATTTTTGCTAGAGCGCCCAAAAATTTATTAAAAGAGTTGCCAGCCCTTGAAGGGGTTTCTGAAAAAGAAATTAAAAATCGGCGCTTGGATGCTCAAAAAGTAGAAGTTTTAAAACTTCTGGCCAAGCTCAAGAAAAGTGAAACTTTGGTGCCGCCTTACGCCAATATTTCCCAGATAAAGTTTTTGCCCGATGGCTTTTTGCTGCTTACCCGGGACGCCCTGTTGATAAAGTTTGCCGGAAATAAGCTGGATGATTACGAAAAGGCTTACAAAAAGCTTGACCGCATTTTTGTTTATCTCTATGACACTAAGCAGTACCAGAGAGTAAAGACAGTAAGGCTTGATTATCCCGAAAATTCAGCGGCTTTGATATTCAAGAAAGGCCGAAGGAGTTAA
- the ftsA gene encoding cell division protein FtsA: MIVGLDVGTTKVCCLAAEEIDGELRAIGLGMANASGLRRGVVVNIESTVSAIIEAVQQAEEACGEEITNVIVGIAGSHIRSQQSHGVIALKSGEVTEEDVQRVLEAAQAINLPNDRLILHAIPQEYIVDEQSGIEKPVGMSGVRLEARVHIVTAGASAVHNLVKCVEKAGLTVDAVVLQPLASAQAVLTEEEKQLGVALIDFGGGTTDIAIFLEGNLRYTSAVGVGGQILTSDLTVGLRTTMAAAEKLKVHYGSCLAPLVPREEYIEVPGLGNRPARRLSRQVLAEILEPRVEELLEIINTELENSGLKPRLGSGAVITGGSSLLSGLLELADQIFELPTRIGYPKKLPGLTEEVNHPRLATAVGLVLFGREMNLEKQKTQPKNPLKKIFEILGRGL, translated from the coding sequence ATGATTGTAGGGCTTGATGTTGGGACCACTAAAGTATGTTGTCTCGCGGCGGAGGAGATAGATGGTGAACTAAGGGCTATTGGCCTTGGCATGGCCAATGCCTCAGGCCTTCGCCGTGGAGTGGTGGTAAACATTGAAAGCACAGTGAGTGCCATAATTGAGGCGGTGCAGCAGGCAGAAGAGGCCTGTGGCGAAGAAATTACCAACGTCATCGTAGGGATTGCCGGAAGCCACATACGTAGCCAGCAAAGCCATGGGGTTATTGCTTTAAAGTCAGGAGAGGTTACTGAAGAAGACGTTCAGCGGGTGCTTGAGGCGGCTCAGGCCATCAACCTGCCCAACGACCGGCTTATCTTACACGCTATCCCGCAGGAATACATTGTTGACGAACAAAGCGGCATTGAAAAACCAGTTGGCATGAGCGGGGTGCGCCTTGAGGCTAGGGTGCACATTGTTACGGCCGGGGCTTCGGCGGTGCATAACCTGGTTAAGTGTGTGGAAAAAGCCGGTCTTACGGTGGATGCCGTAGTTTTACAGCCTCTTGCCTCGGCGCAGGCTGTGCTTACCGAAGAGGAAAAACAGCTCGGTGTGGCTTTGATAGACTTTGGTGGCGGAACCACTGATATAGCCATCTTTCTTGAAGGTAACCTGCGCTATACCAGTGCGGTGGGAGTAGGGGGGCAAATTCTTACCAGTGACCTCACTGTTGGGCTGAGAACCACTATGGCCGCGGCGGAAAAATTAAAGGTTCATTACGGTAGTTGCCTGGCACCGCTGGTGCCCAGGGAAGAGTACATAGAAGTGCCGGGGCTCGGAAACCGTCCGGCCAGGAGGCTTTCGCGGCAGGTGCTGGCGGAAATCCTTGAACCTAGGGTAGAAGAGTTGCTGGAAATTATAAACACCGAGCTTGAAAATTCCGGGCTCAAACCCCGGCTTGGTTCAGGGGCCGTAATTACCGGGGGGTCTTCTTTGCTTTCAGGGCTTCTCGAACTGGCCGACCAGATCTTTGAGTTACCTACAAGAATCGGTTATCCGAAAAAGCTTCCCGGTTTAACCGAAGAGGTCAACCATCCGCGTCTGGCCACCGCCGTGGGCCTGGTGCTTTTTGGCCGCGAAATGAATCTTGAGAAACAAAAAACGCAACCTAAAAACCCGCTTAAAAAAATATTTGAAATCCTGGGGAGGGGGCTATGA